The following are encoded in a window of Ruminiclostridium herbifermentans genomic DNA:
- a CDS encoding ABC transporter ATP-binding protein, with amino-acid sequence MKIKGLNEKDVALIKRMLKYVFNYKAKFIIALLCIISTIGTGLIMPLLWGRILDSLFQKSMDGAALNIMYSIILGILTNIISYLQSYIFSSLNQNIIFNLKRDMYKSMLDLPVKAYDDISNGELISRLHGDAAAVANAITGTLLNTIVDIIRLIAIGVTVFAISIKLALIVVFTFPISFYIFNKYGKKIRQSNKELSELNDKYYSDSGQAIWGIREIKSLGVKKEKFDSFIYLSNKIKNKIVEITLLGAKSQALSSVVSFFSQMAVAFFGGLFVVKGLLDIKYFIAFYSYSGQFSSSITNISKLNLNLQQVMNSIERIFLLIDGLSYKAEKFGEKSVDKLKGEIMFENVSFSYSKKAKVINNLTLHIPAKSKTAIVGSSGSGKTTLFNLLLKLYDPCEGRILIDGIDINDIKEEDLRKHISVVRQEPVLFMTSIKENLLLANPNASQQEIENACKKAFIHEYIETLPNKYDSVIGENGVNFSGGQIQRIAIARALIKKSKIILFDEATSALDNESQFYIKKAIDAIAKDCTVVIIAHRLSTIIEADVIYVMEQGKLAGCGKHHSLIHTNSIYKKLYKAEVELINGEMQGGDLISENLARR; translated from the coding sequence ATGAAGATTAAAGGTCTAAATGAAAAAGATGTTGCTTTAATTAAACGTATGCTAAAATATGTTTTTAATTATAAGGCTAAATTTATAATTGCACTATTATGTATTATCAGCACAATTGGTACTGGATTAATAATGCCTCTGCTTTGGGGGAGAATATTGGACAGTCTGTTCCAAAAAAGTATGGACGGTGCAGCACTTAATATAATGTATAGCATTATATTGGGCATACTTACCAATATAATTTCATATTTGCAATCATATATATTTTCTTCACTTAACCAAAATATAATATTCAACTTAAAAAGGGATATGTATAAATCAATGCTTGATCTACCTGTAAAGGCTTATGATGATATAAGCAACGGAGAATTAATTTCTAGATTGCATGGAGATGCTGCAGCAGTAGCAAATGCTATTACAGGAACATTGTTAAACACTATCGTTGATATAATACGTCTTATTGCTATAGGGGTAACAGTATTTGCTATAAGTATAAAATTAGCCTTAATAGTGGTATTTACTTTTCCAATATCCTTTTATATTTTTAATAAATACGGCAAGAAAATAAGACAAAGTAACAAAGAGTTATCAGAACTAAATGATAAATACTATAGTGATTCGGGACAAGCAATTTGGGGGATAAGAGAGATAAAAAGTCTGGGAGTTAAAAAAGAAAAATTTGATTCTTTTATTTACTTATCGAACAAAATTAAGAATAAGATAGTGGAAATAACATTGTTAGGCGCTAAGTCTCAAGCATTATCAAGTGTTGTAAGCTTTTTTTCTCAAATGGCAGTTGCTTTTTTTGGAGGTCTATTTGTTGTAAAAGGTTTATTAGACATAAAATATTTTATAGCTTTTTATTCGTATTCTGGGCAGTTTTCAAGTTCGATAACCAACATTAGCAAACTAAATCTTAATCTTCAACAAGTCATGAACTCCATTGAAAGAATATTTTTATTGATTGACGGACTGTCTTATAAAGCTGAAAAATTCGGTGAAAAAAGTGTGGACAAACTAAAGGGTGAGATAATGTTTGAAAATGTATCCTTTAGTTATAGCAAGAAAGCAAAGGTAATTAATAATCTGACTTTACATATTCCAGCAAAAAGTAAGACTGCAATAGTAGGGAGCAGTGGAAGCGGTAAAACTACTTTGTTCAATTTGCTGCTTAAGTTGTATGACCCTTGTGAAGGACGTATCTTAATTGATGGTATAGACATAAATGACATTAAAGAAGAGGACTTGCGAAAGCATATTTCAGTTGTCCGTCAAGAACCTGTTTTATTTATGACATCAATAAAAGAGAATTTGTTGCTTGCAAATCCAAATGCGTCTCAGCAAGAAATAGAAAATGCATGTAAGAAGGCATTTATACATGAGTACATTGAAACTTTACCTAATAAATATGATTCTGTGATAGGAGAAAATGGCGTTAATTTTTCTGGTGGTCAAATACAAAGAATTGCAATTGCAAGAGCTTTAATCAAAAAATCAAAAATAATTCTATTTGATGAAGCTACTTCAGCTTTGGATAATGAATCTCAATTTTATATAAAGAAAGCTATTGATGCCATAGCTAAGGATTGTACTGTGGTTATAATAGCTCACAGGCTTTCAACAATAATTGAAGCTGATGTTATATATGTAATGGAACAAGGAAAGTTAGCAGGTTGCGGCAAACACCACTCATTAATACACACTAACAGCATATATAAAAAATTATATAAAGCAGAGGTTGAACTTATTAATGGAGAGATGCAAGGAGGTGATTTGATATCGGAGAATCTAGCAAGAAGATAA
- a CDS encoding copper amine oxidase N-terminal domain-containing protein: MKIVSRILLFTIISIQIILLMINPIYAKDNYIYVNTNKSISIKPKIINNKPYIPLRTALEAYGWEVTWNSANKSITCIREADKVIFTVNNRTAEINNVKTHINSSPIIISGVTYIESKLLATQFGIKVRWNKTDNFIVVSNDVYSNIAVKGNGNIIVAGNGIIVNIIEPYGIDTLNDMLDYADSMLAKNLVDDAVIQYKSILDNISLNEDPNIYAHIMNNLGNAYTLKSEIRNKVSNINYAISYYKQALEIYSSDANSLKYSIASINLGNAYNVLWEVSREEEHLKMALEYFSNASINDLSKNYILEYATLQNNIGITYFRLNQKNLSEESLLTALNIYNDYLNIYNFSETPLECASIHKKTGDIYKLLFSFSPSDLYIQSAIDSYKQALNVFTVESYPKEYAKLHQSLGDVFSIQLAKWNTDSFNKPYLAEYLSSNTFAQVNSIKLPSLVKPTLLELIKNEYTESLLIYTYEKYPIGYAYSNYLLAAVYSHLIINQNEKEYLSSALSAYNNSLKVYTEQDYPVLNSLINQKVNEMVNIN; this comes from the coding sequence TTGAAAATTGTTTCTAGAATTTTACTTTTTACTATTATTTCAATTCAAATAATCCTTTTAATGATTAATCCTATATATGCAAAAGATAATTACATTTATGTTAATACCAATAAATCAATTTCAATAAAACCAAAAATAATTAACAACAAACCGTATATCCCATTGCGAACTGCACTTGAAGCTTATGGTTGGGAAGTAACTTGGAACTCAGCTAACAAATCTATAACTTGCATTAGGGAAGCTGATAAGGTTATTTTTACAGTTAATAATAGAACTGCTGAAATTAACAATGTTAAAACCCACATAAATAGTTCACCAATTATAATTTCAGGTGTTACATATATAGAAAGCAAGCTGCTGGCAACACAATTCGGAATTAAAGTCAGATGGAATAAAACAGATAATTTCATAGTTGTATCAAACGATGTGTACAGTAATATTGCTGTAAAAGGAAACGGAAATATTATTGTTGCCGGAAATGGTATTATTGTCAATATAATAGAACCCTATGGAATTGACACCTTAAACGACATGCTTGATTATGCAGATAGCATGTTAGCTAAAAATCTTGTAGATGATGCTGTTATACAATACAAGAGTATTCTAGATAATATCTCTTTAAATGAAGACCCTAATATTTATGCACATATCATGAATAATCTTGGAAATGCATATACCCTTAAATCAGAAATTAGAAATAAGGTTTCAAACATTAATTATGCAATAAGCTATTACAAACAAGCATTAGAAATCTATTCCTCAGATGCAAACAGTCTTAAATATTCAATAGCATCTATTAATCTAGGCAATGCTTACAATGTTCTTTGGGAAGTTTCAAGAGAAGAAGAACATCTAAAAATGGCACTTGAGTATTTTTCAAATGCCTCCATTAACGATTTGTCAAAGAATTATATCCTTGAATATGCTACTTTGCAAAACAATATTGGAATAACTTATTTTAGGCTAAATCAAAAAAACTTATCTGAAGAAAGCCTACTGACAGCATTAAATATATATAATGATTATTTAAATATATACAATTTTTCAGAAACACCCTTAGAATGTGCTTCAATACATAAAAAGACTGGAGATATTTATAAGTTATTATTCTCCTTCTCCCCATCCGATTTGTATATTCAAAGTGCAATTGACTCATATAAGCAAGCCTTAAATGTGTTTACTGTTGAAAGCTATCCAAAAGAATACGCAAAGCTTCATCAAAGCCTTGGTGATGTTTTTTCAATTCAACTTGCGAAGTGGAATACAGATAGCTTTAATAAACCATATTTAGCTGAATATTTGTCATCTAATACCTTTGCACAAGTTAATAGTATAAAATTACCTTCACTAGTAAAGCCAACTTTACTTGAATTAATTAAAAATGAGTACACAGAAAGCTTATTAATCTACACATATGAAAAATATCCTATTGGGTATGCATATAGCAATTATTTACTTGCTGCAGTATATAGCCATTTAATTATAAATCAAAATGAAAAAGAATACCTTTCATCAGCTCTTTCTGCATATAATAATTCGCTAAAGGTCTATACAGAGCAGGATTATCCAGTTCTTAATTCCCTAATTAATCAGAAGGTTAATGAAATGGTCAACATTAACTGA